A single region of the Kwoniella botswanensis chromosome 1, complete sequence genome encodes:
- a CDS encoding homoserine kinase codes for MSSSNPSSRTYRINVPCTSANIGPGFDVCGIALSKSLSLKVTIPSNPSDQPSLPIIKYTGLDSENVPLSPYKNLLTRVALYVLRSHGINTFPDAVTIEAHNEIPFGRGLGSSGAAVIAGVLLGDLLGNLNLSRGRLLDFALMVERHPDNVTAALMGGFVGSYLRELSPEDMSAASIPLAEVLPEYPPDAGPDWGKNPPLPPNGIGHYVRFGWAKEIKAIAVSPRFELATAKARGVLPDSYTRKDLIFNLQRLAVLTTALARSPPDPDLIYDAMGDRVHQPYRMTLIPGLPKILTELTPTSHPGLLGICLSGAGPTILALATHNFDSIAAEIERIFKSEGVEVDWSLLDVDERGSTVEEM; via the exons atgtcatcctccAACCCCTCCTCCAGGACATACAGGATCAATGTCCCTTGTACCTCGGCAAACATAGGACCAGGGTTCGATGTGTGCGGTATCGCCTTATCCAAGTCACTCTCTCTAAAAGTCACTATCCCTTCTAACCCTTCCGACCAGCCCTCATTACCAATCATCAAATATACAGGCTTAGACTCGGAGAACGTCCCTTTATCACCATACAAAAACCTTCTCACTCGAGTAGCACTCTACGTCCTTCGTTCACACGGTATCAACACTTTCCCTGATGCAGTTACTATCGAGGCCCATAATGAAATTCCATTCGGACGAGGGTTAGGTTCGTCAGGAGCGGCAGTCATCGCTGGTGTATTATTAGGAGACTTATTAGGAAATTTGAATTTGTCCAGAGGGAGATTATTGGATTTCGCATTGATGGTTGAAAGACATCCTGATAATGTCACTGCCGCTTTGATGGGTGGATTCGTAGGAAGTTACTTAAGAGAATTATCGCCCGAAGATATGTCCGCTGCGTCAATCCCACTTGCTGAAGTTTTACCTGAGTACCCACCTGATGCTGGACCTGATTGGGGAAAGAATCCACCATTACCTCCTAATGGGATAGGACATTATGTTAGATTCGGTTGGGCAAAGGAGATTAAAGCGATTGCTGTTAGTCCGAGATTCGAGTTGGCGACTGCTAAAGCGAGGGGAGTATTGCCTGATAGTTATACAAGGAAGgatttg ATATTCAACCTTCAACGACTCGCTGTACTCACTACGGCTCTCGCCAGATCACCTCCAGACCCTGATCTCATATACGATGCGATGGGTGATAGAGTCCATCAACCCTACCGAATGACCCTT ATCCCCGGACTCCCTAAGATCCTTACTGAACTTACGCCAACCTCACACCCTGGATTACTAGGTATCTGTCTCTCCGGAGCGGGTCCGACCATCCTCGCGCTTGCGACGCACAATTTTGATTCGATAGCTGCTGAGATCGAGAGGATATTCAAGAGCGAGGGAGTCGAGGTGGATTGGAGTTTGTTGGACGTCGATGAGAGGGGAAGTACGGTCGAGGAGATGTAA